TTAAGTTTCTCAGGATGATTGTTAAAGGCAAACCAAAAATTTAAGCAAGCTATTTCAGACCTGCAGAGGTTATTATCTACAACCAATTTTCTTTTGTATTTACCCTTGGGGTAATGCTGATCATTCCTTGAAAGAAAATCGATAACATCTGCTCTTATACTTGCTTCAATACTTTCCACTGAGTATTTTGAGTCTATCCGATGCCGTGTTTCTGCGCCGTGATAATAGCCCGCAACCCGGTGCCCATTGGGAAAAAGTTCCTTTCCTAATTCACTCTTTAAAAGTTCGGCATATCTTGCTTTCTCTATTTCATCGAAATACATTTGTTTTCCTCCATCCAATAATTTGGTTTAAGGATATTTCCAAGGGGTTTTACAGGACCTCAGACAGTAATAATTTGTTTTTACAATGACATTAGTCAGTTACCAATTTAAAATTCGTAATTTCCTTTACTGTGTTCTGTCTCTTTCCGGGAGAAAGGACACCATCTACTTTGATGTAACCCGATTTTTTTCCATGAGCTTTGTACGCAATTTCATACTCATCCGCATTCAAAATAACTTTTGCATTTACTATTTCGGAGTCAACTAACAAAGCAAGCGTTACCTCTCCCTCCCGTCTGCCGTCTTTCCCCTCGTTTCCATTCAAACTCTCTACGGTTCCAATAAATGTATCGGCCGAAGGAGTTTTTTCAGGATACAAGTGGCGTTTGAATTCGTCAATTTTTGCCTTGTACTCATAGTGGAATTTTACCGACGCAGGAAGAAAAGTTGATTGAATATTCTTCAATCTTTTATTAAAATTAGGGCTATACCTGAATCGCATTTCAAAAGGGATTTCCATTACTGAAGGGAAAAAACTGGAAAGAGCGTCACAAAGATTGTATGAAAGTTCAGGTGAGTTCGATTTTTGCTGTTTTTCCAGGAGTTCATCGAGTTTGTTGGATGCTATAGCATTTGTTAGTGAGTAGGATGTTGAGTTAATCAATTCAAAAACACTTCTTCCGAATGGCTTTGTTTCTTCTTCTCCAATACGATTTTCACTAGTGATTTCATCTGAACTCAAGGGATAGGAAATGTTAAGGATAAAACTGCCTTCCTCTGTATGGCGAAACCTCGCCTTTTTCAACAGTTCATTGGCTTCATTTCTATATAATCTTGGGTGAAATAATGCCGGATTGATTATTGAACTTCCTGCAGCCAATAGCATCTGCTTTGCTGCTTCGATTGAATCAACAGCATCTTGAAAAGAAATCGAATTTATTCGGTTGTCGTTGGAATAATATCTTAAACTGATCAGATCATCATTAAGGGTTCTGATCTCATTTATCACCCGGAATTGGGTTTTTTTGGTAAAACTGCACAATTTGTCGAGTACCAATGTTGCCTGACTCACAAAATCAGAATTTTCATTGTCTGTCGGAAAGACCAACTGCTTATAGTCATTATCGGGACTATTTAACACAAACAATCCGTCTTGAATTGCATCATCGATTAGTTTCCAACCAATTGATAATGCGTAATCTCTTATTTCAATTGGTTTTAAGTCCAGTTTTGCCATCAATTAGACCTCATATTTTGGTACATCATTTTTAGCTATTCTAGTACAAAGGGATATTAGATTTTCAGGTGTAAGCAAATTCTCTTTGGGTATTTTTATTGTTATCGTTGATTTGTTATCCGTTGCCGGAGCATTGTAAAGTGAAACCCAATAGGCTGCTTTTTTCAAGACAAGATCTTCCGGGGTGCATTTGAGCCAGTCATCAGAATTTTTAGGTAATAACAGGACAACAAGAATTCTGCGGGGGTGTCCGCTAAAATCTCTTAGTTTATCATAAAGCTCTACAGGATTCAGTTGAAATTTTATGTTGAAGTTGGCATCCAAAGAATAATTATAAGTCGACTTTAGTTGAATTCTCAAAGGAACATCGGTAATGTAGGTGCCGGGGATTTTATCAAAAAACTCAACTGTTGCATCAGTCCCATAGTCATCACTATGTCTGTTGTTAATGTAACAATTTAACCCTGCTTTCGAGGCAACAGCATGAAGGTAGGCATATCCGAGTTCAGATTCTATATTATTTTTTGAGAGAGGCATAAAATTAAACTTAATTTTGTACAATATTTTTCGAACTTCACAAATTTACTAATAATTTCTTCAAATCCTGCTTTTTTGTAAATATAGTTTTTTCAATTTTCTCATCGGCAACCATTCATTATCTTTGCAGTTTCAATATTTAACAATTAATCTCACTTTTTACTAACAAAATGAAATTACATGTCAAAAATCAAAACAGCAGTTCTCGGTGCCACGGGCAGTGTGGGGCAGAAATTTATTCAACTTCTTGAGGATCATCCTTTTTTTGAACTGTGTGAACTTGGAGCTTCCGACCGCTCGGCGGGGAAGAAATACAAGGATGCAGTAAACTGGTTTATGGCTTCCCCGATCCCGAAAGGAGTGGGAGACATTGTCGTTAAAAACTGCGAACCACCATTTGAGAGCAGGATTGTTTTTTCGGGACTTGATTCTTCCGTGGCGGGTGAAATTGAAGAGAATTTTGCCAAAGCGGGTTATATTGTCGTTTCCAACTCGAGGAATCACCGGTTTGATCCCGATGTGCCTCTTCTTGTTCCGGAGGTTAATGCAGATCACCTCCAGCTACTTTCGATCCAGAAGTACAACGGCGGTGCAATAGTTACCAATCCCAACTGCTCCACAATCGGAATGGTGATGGCACTTAAACCTCTTTTTGACAATTTTGGACTTGAAGCGGTGAATGTTGTCACGATGCAGGCTCTTTCGGGCGCAGGTTATCCCGGAGTTTCGGGACTTGATTCCACAGACAATGTCATTCCGTTTATCAGCGGTGAAGAGGAAAAACTTGAAACCGAGCCTCTAAAAATTCTCGGAGCTTTTAACGGGTCGGGGATTACCAATACTGACATCAAAATAAGTGCATCCACTAACAGGGTGCCGGTCCTTGACGGGCACACTGAATCGGTACAGGTTAAATTGAAAAACAAAGCTTCGAAGGCTGATATTTTGAAAGTTTGGGAGGAGTTCTCTGCAGAGCCGCAGGCTCTTCAACTCCCGTTTGCACCCCTAAAGCCGTTGCATTATTTCCATGAAGATAAATATCCTCAGCCGAGACTTCACAGAAACATCGACAAGGGAATGGCAACCTCGATCGGAAGGCTTCGTGACTGCAACCTGTTCGATTACAAGTTCACAGTTCTTTCCCACAATACCGTCAGGGGTGCTGCCGGTGGTGCAATACTTTGTGCCGAATTGATGTTGAAAAAAGGTTTGATATAATCATCACTCATTAAAAGCAAAAGTGCCGAAGGTTCTTCTCCGGCACTTTTTC
The sequence above is a segment of the Bacteroidota bacterium genome. Coding sequences within it:
- the asd gene encoding aspartate-semialdehyde dehydrogenase, giving the protein MSKIKTAVLGATGSVGQKFIQLLEDHPFFELCELGASDRSAGKKYKDAVNWFMASPIPKGVGDIVVKNCEPPFESRIVFSGLDSSVAGEIEENFAKAGYIVVSNSRNHRFDPDVPLLVPEVNADHLQLLSIQKYNGGAIVTNPNCSTIGMVMALKPLFDNFGLEAVNVVTMQALSGAGYPGVSGLDSTDNVIPFISGEEEKLETEPLKILGAFNGSGITNTDIKISASTNRVPVLDGHTESVQVKLKNKASKADILKVWEEFSAEPQALQLPFAPLKPLHYFHEDKYPQPRLHRNIDKGMATSIGRLRDCNLFDYKFTVLSHNTVRGAAGGAILCAELMLKKGLI
- a CDS encoding DUF4365 domain-containing protein encodes the protein MYKIKFNFMPLSKNNIESELGYAYLHAVASKAGLNCYINNRHSDDYGTDATVEFFDKIPGTYITDVPLRIQLKSTYNYSLDANFNIKFQLNPVELYDKLRDFSGHPRRILVVLLLPKNSDDWLKCTPEDLVLKKAAYWVSLYNAPATDNKSTITIKIPKENLLTPENLISLCTRIAKNDVPKYEV